The following are encoded in a window of Oncorhynchus keta strain PuntledgeMale-10-30-2019 chromosome 10, Oket_V2, whole genome shotgun sequence genomic DNA:
- the LOC118389639 gene encoding rho GTPase-activating protein 39-like, giving the protein MSGISPDWVEILEPRSREHMYLNLATSECGWDPPLGTAIRQADGKQWWELFDPQSGRFYYYNSVERRTIWHRPQGGDIVPLSQLQAIKHCSEAKRAGESRERHHGAGSTGSQGCRTPLPEHLGAGSLGSTGSQGCRTPLPEHLGAGSLGSTGSQGCRTPLPEHLGAGSLGSTGSQGCRTPLPEHLGAGSLGSTGSQGRRTPLPEHLGTGSLGSTGSQGCRTPLPEHLGAGSLGSTGSQRCRTPLPEHLGAGSLGSTGSQGCRTPLPEHLGAGSLGSTGSQGCRTPPPEHLGTGSLGSTGSQGCRTPLPEHHGTGSLGSTGSQGSRTPLPEHHGAGSLGHRTSLPEQENYVPKTPETHSESETTDIGPAEGGSSSDGTEESLKELSQRWQPSPVSKAAILVNVNSVSRIQPGGPSSPARHHNTHTKPSGNQTFTLLPVSSKPPWAESYFAQGYKTAPSGKMATDAHHLRKTGNGSFYLVSSDPPQTPGNLRSQLSTPRSVSPQYASTLPLYDDEGSQCPIYDEPPADMEVEGANLHNGPGGLSRLTPTHSLQKLRLLQHPGSSHSISRHKRNPSDYSPAGLEGIRHMVNVDPKQALLSTSAGLNRTPTPRPDPFLAQPQRESGTPAMPGILEKKQTWRALEASVLRAMEARHNRQSSKDFHTPPGPRTTITYQDSGYSTGPSPSLRRKSRRRVGAGGRPGSVGSSGDLCALNERLMLEMREVVSRSNTMREMKAGGLRAREDVHSASRLLSGVGNHSIPALALLEMTGRQKRTYEKVDSLKKSITSQASLSSPDTPGSPLQVGTLELKAQLDSRKKGTVDGQTGSLGPHHQLSVSHDNREGGGIGGSYHQLSYATLRQPPTTDTSGMADWASKHLNMHTQGLFRRRVSIANMLSWNRGSIKKPMLVTSDRGVRKEACEMFKLVQAYMGDRPSRLDRRHTALLIITKCWGMQGLRDELYVQLVRQTTGNTSPRSLAAGWELMAVSLAFFAPSPKFRCYLEGYIQRHSDPSSNKKQVTQFILEQQDMKLKKNSKSRKKRKQNTDEEGLPISSYAKFCYRKLQKVAVTGGKKGLRKPTLEEIDHSRRAIVTPSLFGSSLDEVMERQSELFPDRKLPWVQVQLSQYVMALGGAQTEGIFRVPGDIDEVNALKLQVDQWRIPENRSDPNVPASLMKLWYRELEEPLIPMAFYKQCVSNYDDPVAAVNVVQCLPELNRLVLCYFIHFLQVFAQPANVSVTKMDVNNLAMVMAPNCLRCQSDDPLIIFENTRKEMSFLHMLIVHLDTTFIEGVV; this is encoded by the exons ATGTCTGGGATAAG TCCTGATTGGGTGGAGATCCTGGAGCCACGCTCTCGAGAGCACATGTACCTGAACCTGGCCACCAGCGAATGCGGATGGGACCCTCCTTTGGGCACCGCCATTCGTCAGGCCGATGGTAAACAGTGGTGGGAGCTGTTTGACCCCCAGAGCGGCCGCTTCTACTACTACAATTCCGTGGAACGGCGGACTATCTGGCACCGACCCCAGGGGGGGGACATAGTGCCCCTGTCTCAGCTACAGGCTATAAAGCACTGTTCTGAGGCCAAGCGGGccggggagagcagagagaggcaccATGGGGCGGGGAGTACAGGGAGCCAGGGATGCCGCACCCCTCTTCCAGAGCACCTAGGGGCAGGGAGCCTCGGGAGTACAGGGAGCCAGGGATGCCGCACCCCTCTTCCAGAGCACCTAGGGGCAGGGAGCCTCGGGAGTACAGGGAGCCAGGGATGCCGCACCCCTCTTCCAGAGCACCTAGGGGCAGGGAGCCTCGGGAGTACAGGGAGCCAGGGATGCCGCACCCCTCTTCCAGAGCACCTAGGGGCAGGGAGCCTCGGGAGTACAGGGAGCCAGGGACGCCGCACCCCTCTTCCAGAGCACCTAGGGACAGGGAGCCTCGGGAGTACAGGGAGCCAGGGATGCCGCACTCCTCTTCCAGAGCACCTAGGGGCAGGGAGCCTCGGGAGTACAGGGAGCCAGAGATGCCGCACCCCTCTTCCAGAGCACCTAGGGGCAGGGAGCCTCGGGAGTACAGGGAGCCAGGGATGCCGCACCCCTCTTCCAGAGCACCTAGGGGCAGGGAGCCTCGGGAGTACAGGGAGCCAGGGATGCCGCACCCCTCCTCCAGAGCACCTAGGGACAGGGAGCCTCGGGAGTACAGGGAGCCAGGGATGCCGCACCCCTCTTCCAGAGCACCATGGGACAGGGAGCCTCGGGAGTACAGGGAGCCAGGGAAGCCGCACCCCTCTTCCAGAGCACCATGGGGCAGGGAGCCTGGGGCACCGCACTTCTCTCCCAGAGCAGGAGAACTACGTCCCCAAAACCCCTGAGACCCACAGTGAGAGTGAGACCACGGACATAGGACCAGCTGAGGGAGGCAGCAGCTCGGACGGAACCGAGGAGTCACTGAA GGAGCTCTCTCAGAGATGGCAGCCTTCCCCAGTGTCTAAGGCAGCCATATTGGTCAACGTGAACAGTGTCAGTCGGATCCAGCCTGGAGGCCCATCTAGCCCAGCCCgtcaccataacacacacaccaagcccagTGGCAACCAGACCTTCACCCTCCTCCCCGTCAGCAGCAAGCCCCCGTGGGCCGAGTCCTACTTTGCCCAGGGCTACAAGACCGCTCCCTCTGGCAAGATGGCCACCGATGCCCACCACCTAAGAAAGACGGGCAATGGAAGCTTCTATCTGGTGTCCTCTGACCCTCCCCAAACGCCAGGCAATCTCAGGTCCCAGCTCAGCACCCCCAGGTCAGTGTCACCCCAGTATGCCTCCACACTTCCCCTCTACGATGACGAGGGATCACAGTGTCCCATCTATGATGAGCCTCCTGCGGACATGGAGGTGGAGGGGGCTAACCTCCATAATGGGCCTGGTGGTCTGTCCCGCCTCACCCCCACACACAGCCTGCAGAAGCTCAGGCTCCTCCAGCACCCTGGCTCCTCTCACTCAATCTCTAGGCACAAGAGGAACCCCTCTGACTACAGTCCTGCTGGCCTGGAGGGCATCAGGCACATGGTCAATGTGGACCCCAAACAGGCCCTTCTGTCCACCTCCGCTGGCCTCAACCGCACCCCCACCCCACGGCCGGACCCCTTCTTGGCCCAGCCCCAGAGGGAGTCAGGGACCCCAGCGATGCCAGGTATCCTGGAGAAGAAGCAAACATGGCGGGCCCTGGAGGCCAGTGTGTTGAGGGCAATGGAGGCTCGCCACAACAGGCAGAGCAGCAAGGACTTCCACACACCTCCAGGGCCCCGGACCACCATCACCTACCAGGACTCTGGCTACTCCACTGGGCCCTCACCCAGCCTGAGGAGGAAGAGCCGGCGGAGGGTGGGGGCTGGGGGGAGACCAGGCTCAGTGGGCAGCAGCGGGGACCTGTGTGCCCTCAACGAGAGGCTGATGTTGGAGATGAGGGAGGTGGTGAGCCGCTCCAACACCATGAGGGAGATGAAGGCTGGAGGCCTGCGGGCACGAGAAGACGTCCACTCCGCCAGCCGTTTGCTGAGCGGGGTAGGTAATCATAGCATCCCGGCCCTGGCGCTGCTGGAGATGACAGGAAGGCAGAAGAGGACCTATGAGAAGGTGGACAGCCTGAAGAAGAGCATCACCAGCCAAGCCAGCCTCTCCTCACCAGACACCCCCGGATCCCCCTTACAG GTGGGGACCCTGGAACTGAAGGCTCAGttggacagcaggaagaaaggtaCGGTAGATGGACAAACAGGCTCACTGGGCCCCCACCACCAACTCTCCGTCTCCCATgacaacagagagggaggaggaataggaggctCCTACCACCAGCTCTCTTACGCCACACTGCGCCAGCCCCCGACCACAGACACCTCAGGCATGGCGGACTGGGCCAGCAAGCACCTGAACATGCACACCCAGGGCCTGTTCCGCCGCCGTGTCTCCATCGCCAACATGCTCTCCTGGAACCGCGGCTCCATCAAGAAGCCCATGCTGGTGACCAGCGACCGCGGTGTGAGGAAGGAGGCCTGTGAGATGTTCAAGCTGGTCCAGGCCTACATGGGAGACAGACCCTCCCGCCTAGACCGCCGTCACACTGCCCTGCTCATCATCACTAAGTGctggggcatgcagggcctgagGGACGAGCTGTATGTGCAGCTGGTGAGGCAGACCACGGGCAACACTAGCCCAAGGAGCCTGGCTGCAGGCTGGGAGCTGATGGCCGTCAGCCTGGCCTTCTTTGCCCCCTCGCCCAAGTTCCGCTGCTACCTAGAGGGATACATCCAGAGGCACTCGGATCCGAGCAGCAACAAGAAACAGG TGACTCAGTTCATACTAGAGCAGCAAGACATGAAACTGAAGAAGAACTCAAAGTCCAGAAAGAAACGGAAACAGAATACAGATGAAGAAG GTCTACCTATCAGCTCGTACGCAAAGTTCTGCTATCGCAAACTACAGAAAGTGGCCGTAACTGGAGGCAAAAAG GGTCTTCGTAAGCCCACTCTGGAGGAGATTGACCACAGCAGACGGGCCATCGTGACCCCCTCCCTGTTTGGCAGCTCCCTGGATGAGGTGATGGAGCGCCAGAGTGAACTCTTCCCAGACAGGAAGCTACCCTGGGTACAGGTGCAGCTCTCCCAATATGTCATGGCACTGGGAGGGGCCCAGACCGAGGGCATCTTCAG GGTGCCAGGAGATATTGATGAAGTTAACGCACTTAAGCTTCAGGTCGACCAATGGAGGATCCCAGAAAACCGCTCAGATCCCAACGTACCTG cCTCCCTTATGAAGCTTTGGTATCGTGAGTTGGAGGAGCCTCTCATCCCCATGGCCTTCTACAAGCAGTGTGTCAGTAACTATGATGACCCTGTGGCAGCTGTCAATGTTGTCCAGTGCCTGCCTGAGCTCAACAGACTGGTGCTGTGCTACTTCATCCACTTCTTGCAG GTGTTTGCTCAGCCTGCCAATGTGTCTGTTACTAAGATGGATGTCAATAACCTTGCCATGGTGATGGCCCCAAACTGCCTCCGCTGCCAGTCTGATGATCCACTAATCATCTTTGAGAACACACGCAAGGAGATGTCCTTCCTGCACATGCTCATTGTTCACCTGGACACCACTTTCATTGAGGGTGTTGTATAG